The following proteins come from a genomic window of Proteiniphilum propionicum:
- a CDS encoding TolC family protein, giving the protein MKKITLIAIFILSAASVAQLPAKEAVSHEHSKKVVEQNPPREALSQKPISESLTLDRAMDYALGHSPILSVEKLKLEDVTIQVKESRLEHIPDIYLSGELRRNLIIPATPVPAHAFNPSSPESEIMYLQFNTKWNSSAGVNLKYDLFNPEKLHRVAQQKQQLRIQEYEAQISIDDFKERLALAYAECVIAEEQKLLLLKDTVYYAGLLNNANQLYMKERITLAVKNDANRIYNESIANLLEAEKIAGERKAELLYLMGMEVTLENIASLNLKEDITALLKNIEENSSYTPALNNLEELRQQEVVNLAILRLITASWKYAPTLTINGYYGSSYYNNEPSFFNNKYWRGNSYIGVSLKVPVTQSLTTSSEVSRLRLQKQIEAENLRDIRNNREKELLNELSLLQVRKESYRLSRENWEMSQQNSKAVQLQFDKGYIQQTDLLSEQLKIQQSRQNYLQAAYNLFSSIITVKNR; this is encoded by the coding sequence ATGAAAAAAATTACACTCATAGCAATATTCATTCTATCGGCTGCTTCTGTTGCACAATTACCCGCAAAGGAAGCTGTGTCACACGAGCATTCAAAGAAAGTTGTTGAACAAAATCCCCCAAGAGAAGCTTTGTCACAAAAACCAATTTCTGAATCGCTTACGCTTGACAGAGCTATGGACTATGCACTGGGTCATTCACCCATACTGAGTGTAGAGAAGCTGAAGCTGGAAGATGTAACTATTCAGGTTAAAGAAAGCCGCCTGGAACACATCCCCGACATTTATCTGTCAGGAGAATTGAGACGCAACCTTATAATTCCGGCAACCCCGGTACCTGCACATGCTTTCAATCCCTCATCACCGGAGAGTGAGATTATGTACCTGCAGTTTAACACGAAATGGAACTCCTCTGCAGGTGTTAACCTAAAGTACGACCTGTTCAATCCTGAAAAGTTACATCGAGTTGCACAACAGAAGCAACAGTTAAGAATTCAGGAGTATGAAGCACAGATTTCAATTGATGATTTCAAGGAGAGGCTTGCTCTCGCCTATGCTGAATGCGTAATTGCAGAAGAGCAGAAGCTTCTGCTTTTGAAGGATACAGTCTATTATGCCGGCCTGTTGAACAATGCAAATCAGCTCTATATGAAAGAGAGAATTACACTTGCGGTGAAAAACGATGCAAATAGAATCTACAATGAATCGATTGCCAACCTCCTGGAAGCTGAAAAGATTGCCGGGGAGCGAAAAGCGGAACTACTTTACCTGATGGGCATGGAAGTAACACTCGAAAACATTGCATCACTCAACTTAAAAGAAGATATTACTGCTTTGCTGAAGAATATTGAAGAAAATTCATCCTACACTCCTGCATTGAACAACCTTGAGGAGCTACGACAGCAGGAGGTGGTGAATCTGGCAATACTAAGGCTGATAACGGCCTCATGGAAATATGCCCCCACCCTAACCATTAACGGCTATTACGGTTCCAGCTACTACAACAACGAACCATCGTTTTTCAACAACAAATACTGGAGGGGGAACAGCTATATCGGCGTTTCCCTGAAAGTACCGGTTACACAGTCACTCACCACATCGAGTGAGGTTTCCCGCTTACGACTACAAAAGCAGATAGAGGCGGAGAACCTGCGTGACATTAGAAACAACAGGGAGAAAGAGCTACTCAATGAACTCTCGCTTCTGCAGGTAAGAAAAGAGAGCTATCGCCTTAGTCGCGAAAATTGGGAGATGAGTCAACAAAATTCAAAAGCAGTTCAGTTACAGTTCGACAAAGGGTATATACAGCAAACCGACCTGCTCAGTGAGCAACTTAAGATTCAACAGTCCAGGCAAAATTATCTACAGGCAGCCTACAATCTGTTCTCCAGCATAATAACAGTAAAAAACAGATAA
- a CDS encoding ABC transporter permease, producing MISTAYKFVRFEKSKSLGILTAIVISIYLIGVELGMFFYLANLIGGIVGNSNSDYAQIFVVKRQTNNVNQLSPFDIRWVNQLRSVEGVDETHGFIVANVSVKLPNGNDAPAMIIGSDYPAMAAGPHPGLLLSGDIHNLSFPDMVSSDYYDNRTFGFDLQQGTQFEINGKTATIGVTTKSAKGFSTPLIYTTTSKARFYSGLSGFMVSGIIVTVKDPDKIEPVISQINHIAPDLKAWRSDMLSKTTIVNVMTANNMGMSFGTLIIFGIISGFFIIGLTMYSATYDRIKDYGTLKAIGASGHYISLLVISQSVIYAVVGFTVSLLLLIITKAGMAKAGLIIGLTPPFLIFLLSVTLLISVGSSYFSINKLKKVEPSSVFR from the coding sequence ATGATCTCGACAGCCTATAAATTTGTACGATTTGAAAAATCCAAAAGCCTGGGTATCCTCACTGCTATAGTCATCAGTATCTACCTGATTGGAGTGGAGTTGGGCATGTTCTTTTACCTTGCAAATCTTATCGGCGGCATTGTAGGTAATTCAAATTCCGACTATGCACAGATTTTTGTAGTAAAGAGACAGACCAATAACGTGAATCAGCTCTCTCCTTTCGATATAAGATGGGTGAATCAGCTAAGGAGCGTTGAAGGGGTGGATGAGACCCATGGCTTTATTGTTGCGAACGTATCGGTCAAGCTCCCCAACGGCAATGATGCACCGGCAATGATAATAGGCAGTGATTATCCTGCCATGGCAGCAGGTCCTCATCCTGGACTGCTCCTGTCTGGCGACATACATAACCTTTCTTTTCCCGATATGGTATCTTCCGATTATTACGACAACAGAACATTCGGTTTTGACCTTCAGCAGGGTACTCAATTTGAAATCAACGGAAAAACGGCCACTATTGGTGTAACAACAAAAAGTGCTAAAGGATTTTCTACTCCGCTAATCTATACAACCACATCAAAAGCACGGTTCTATTCCGGATTATCAGGTTTTATGGTCAGCGGAATCATTGTCACAGTAAAAGACCCTGACAAAATTGAGCCGGTTATTTCACAGATCAACCATATTGCACCCGACCTTAAGGCATGGCGCTCCGATATGCTCAGTAAAACTACAATTGTAAATGTAATGACGGCAAACAATATGGGTATGAGTTTCGGAACTCTTATAATTTTCGGTATCATCAGCGGTTTCTTCATTATCGGGCTCACTATGTATTCTGCCACCTACGATCGGATAAAAGATTACGGAACACTGAAAGCTATAGGGGCATCGGGCCATTATATAAGCCTACTCGTTATATCCCAATCGGTTATCTACGCCGTAGTTGGGTTCACCGTTTCCCTGTTATTGCTAATTATCACCAAAGCGGGTATGGCAAAAGCCGGGCTGATTATCGGCCTGACACCTCCCTTTCTCATCTTCCTCTTATCAGTGACATTACTCATTTCAGTGGGCAGTTCATATTTTTCGATCAATAAACTAAAAAAAGTGGAACCATCATCGGTGTTTCGTTAA
- a CDS encoding HlyD family secretion protein, protein MKKDFLLLLISLVITSACSNQKDRQVTVTLSSPSRIVGIGKITPHGGVSELASPASGIVTKVCAKPGDTVKEGDLLLLLDMTDEMLSVKESDTRIISQQNAVGSAAAALEHERISLVEKLRLLTDARELLEAGAATGEDVRKLQNEYDKGCELLKKMENDYREQQAQLKEITIQRSSRIKDLARTRFQAPFDGILLDITPRAGEALSLYETYGRIAPDAPLIVMAEIDELYARDLALGMHCTINLPGDSAVTALGEILHISPYLKRKSLFSDSGNELEDRRIREIEVSLHSMRKDLLIDTKVECTVHLN, encoded by the coding sequence ATGAAAAAAGATTTTTTATTGCTTTTGATATCACTGGTGATCACCTCAGCCTGCAGTAATCAAAAAGATCGGCAGGTTACCGTAACACTGTCATCCCCTTCACGTATAGTGGGAATAGGAAAGATCACTCCCCATGGAGGAGTCAGCGAGCTAGCCTCCCCCGCTTCGGGAATTGTAACAAAGGTGTGTGCCAAACCAGGTGACACGGTAAAGGAGGGAGATCTGTTGCTCCTACTGGATATGACAGACGAAATGCTTTCGGTAAAAGAGAGCGACACCCGTATCATCTCTCAGCAAAATGCCGTGGGTTCAGCAGCTGCAGCTTTGGAACATGAGAGGATTTCACTGGTCGAAAAACTTCGCCTGCTGACCGATGCCCGTGAGCTGCTGGAGGCAGGAGCCGCTACCGGAGAGGATGTACGCAAATTGCAGAATGAATATGATAAGGGTTGCGAACTGTTGAAAAAAATGGAAAACGACTACCGTGAACAACAGGCACAACTCAAAGAAATAACCATACAGCGATCTTCACGGATAAAAGATCTGGCCCGTACCCGGTTCCAGGCACCGTTCGACGGGATTCTGCTTGATATCACACCCCGTGCTGGTGAAGCGCTAAGCCTATATGAGACTTACGGACGCATCGCACCCGATGCGCCGCTCATTGTGATGGCTGAGATAGATGAGTTATATGCACGTGATCTGGCTTTGGGAATGCACTGTACAATAAATCTGCCGGGGGACTCTGCCGTTACGGCTTTGGGAGAAATCCTGCACATCTCACCCTACCTGAAGCGAAAATCTCTCTTCTCAGACAGCGGCAATGAGTTGGAAGACCGTCGCATACGTGAGATAGAAGTATCTCTGCACAGTATGCGAAAAGATCTACTTATCGATACAAAAGTGGAATGTACAGTCCATCTAAATTAA
- a CDS encoding ABC transporter ATP-binding protein, which produces MNIAARLSDAGKEYKTGDTTIVALHPSTIAFNKGEVTLIVGPSGSGKTTLLSLLGCVIYPTMGKVWVGDTCVNELSERALGSLRLNHIGFVFQGFNLLAPLNALENIMHPLILQGKSRKEAKKRALELIRTFDMEDRKNNLPRNLSGGQQQRIAIARSLITDPRLILCDEPTASLDHQSAKQVMDMLSNLSRDNRAVIIVTHDMRLKKYADRTIYVSEGKIVDSGSEEDF; this is translated from the coding sequence ATGAATATTGCGGCACGACTTTCTGATGCCGGGAAAGAGTATAAAACAGGAGATACTACTATTGTTGCGCTTCACCCCTCTACAATTGCATTCAACAAAGGTGAGGTAACGCTTATAGTAGGCCCTTCAGGCTCCGGCAAGACAACACTTTTATCGTTGCTGGGCTGCGTGATCTATCCCACCATGGGCAAGGTGTGGGTGGGCGACACCTGTGTAAACGAGCTTTCGGAAAGAGCCCTGGGCTCATTAAGACTGAATCATATAGGCTTCGTATTTCAGGGCTTTAACCTGCTAGCACCACTAAATGCTTTGGAGAACATCATGCATCCGCTAATCTTGCAGGGTAAAAGCCGGAAAGAGGCAAAGAAAAGAGCACTTGAACTGATACGCACCTTCGACATGGAAGACCGGAAAAACAATCTTCCGCGCAACCTGAGTGGAGGACAACAGCAACGCATTGCAATTGCCCGTTCACTTATCACCGACCCCAGATTAATATTGTGCGACGAGCCTACTGCCTCTCTCGATCACCAAAGTGCAAAACAGGTGATGGATATGTTGAGTAATCTATCCCGTGATAACAGGGCGGTAATCATTGTAACTCACGACATGAGGTTAAAAAAATATGCAGACCGTACAATATATGTCTCTGAAGGAAAAATAGTCGACAGCGGTTCGGAAGAGGATTTTTAA
- a CDS encoding MarR family winged helix-turn-helix transcriptional regulator → MRTKKILLGIIDELEKFENTLSNDDTPEIDDFILYLCSKNVDLRTSAEVQIAQQISLLHRYSKFYVKKLLKNSLLQTMDEYTYLISLLNCESLSKTELNNMNAMEKTSGNEVINRLLRKELIDQRRDEADRRSMRVFITGKGRNELITIFPDLKKSAFLLSYPLSPKQKGLFAGIQKELCSFHQRIFMSGKEKSLDEIVAELDSASD, encoded by the coding sequence ATGAGGACAAAAAAAATATTATTGGGAATTATTGATGAACTGGAAAAGTTTGAGAATACGCTCTCGAATGATGATACACCGGAAATTGACGATTTTATACTATATTTATGTAGCAAAAATGTTGATCTTCGAACTTCAGCCGAAGTCCAGATAGCTCAACAGATTAGCCTGTTGCACCGCTATTCCAAATTTTATGTAAAAAAATTGCTGAAAAATTCTCTATTGCAGACGATGGATGAATATACCTATCTGATTTCGCTCTTGAATTGTGAAAGCCTCTCCAAAACGGAGTTAAACAACATGAATGCAATGGAGAAGACATCTGGTAATGAAGTTATAAACCGGCTGCTTAGAAAAGAGCTGATAGATCAACGTCGTGATGAGGCTGACAGACGGAGTATGCGTGTTTTTATTACCGGAAAGGGACGAAATGAGCTTATTACTATCTTCCCTGATTTGAAAAAAAGTGCTTTTTTATTGTCTTATCCTCTTTCGCCGAAACAAAAAGGACTGTTTGCCGGTATACAGAAAGAGCTCTGCTCTTTTCATCAACGAATATTCATGAGTGGCAAAGAAAAGAGTTTGGATGAGATTGTAGCAGAGCTTGACAGCGCCTCTGATTAG
- the mnmD gene encoding tRNA (5-methylaminomethyl-2-thiouridine)(34)-methyltransferase MnmD — MKAIIETTKDGSHTLFVPELNEHYHSTHGAIQESGHIYINAGLNYCDKQTVNLLEIGFGTGLNAFMTLLDSEKKNRKVNYTTFELYPLPVINAEKLNYSRILAPTQNEVFISLHNSPWNTPTEITPDFTLNKLLIDVQELPDFRPHQTFDVIYYDAFAPEKQPEMWTQEIFDTLYSLSNCGAVLTTYCAKGSVRRMLQVSGFFVERLPGPPGKREIIRAVK, encoded by the coding sequence ATGAAGGCCATTATTGAAACAACTAAAGATGGATCGCACACACTGTTTGTGCCTGAACTGAATGAACATTACCACTCCACGCACGGTGCCATTCAGGAGTCGGGCCATATATACATCAATGCCGGGCTCAATTATTGCGATAAGCAGACGGTCAACCTCCTGGAAATTGGGTTCGGCACGGGCCTGAATGCTTTCATGACTCTCCTGGACAGCGAAAAAAAGAACAGAAAGGTAAATTACACAACTTTTGAGCTCTACCCACTCCCGGTTATAAATGCTGAGAAATTAAACTACAGCAGGATTCTGGCCCCAACCCAAAATGAAGTGTTTATAAGTCTACACAATTCGCCTTGGAATACCCCAACAGAAATAACCCCAGACTTTACACTTAATAAACTTCTGATTGATGTTCAAGAACTCCCGGATTTTCGGCCACATCAAACATTTGACGTGATCTATTACGATGCCTTCGCACCTGAGAAGCAGCCAGAAATGTGGACACAGGAAATTTTCGACACCCTCTATTCACTCAGCAACTGCGGAGCTGTACTCACCACCTATTGCGCTAAGGGGTCTGTCAGGAGAATGCTTCAAGTATCCGGTTTTTTTGTGGAGCGCCTTCCGGGGCCTCCTGGAAAACGGGAGATAATAAGAGCTGTAAAATAA
- a CDS encoding metal ABC transporter solute-binding protein, Zn/Mn family: protein MNKYLCIILIFTLAQACNSASKRGEADNKRVLTVTIEPQRYFLDQIVGDAFTINTLVPPGTSPETYEPAPSVMIEMGKSILYFKVGNLGFENAWTARLSSNNPDVGIVDCSAGIELMGGHDHSHSDEDSHLHGAMDPHVWSSPRAVKIFTGNMLDAIVNVDTENEELYLSKFEKLSDKIDRTDSLIRNLLQHTPSRSFIIYHPALGYFAKDYGLRQYSVEFEGKSPSPSQIKDLIDIARREKINTIFIQRGFDIKNAEVIAKEINAKVFEIDPLKYEWDEELLRIASILARETDE from the coding sequence ATGAATAAATATCTTTGCATTATTTTGATTTTTACGCTTGCTCAGGCATGTAACTCAGCTTCTAAAAGAGGTGAAGCTGATAATAAAAGGGTGTTGACTGTTACTATTGAACCCCAGCGTTACTTTCTTGATCAGATTGTTGGTGACGCGTTTACCATTAATACACTGGTCCCACCCGGAACAAGTCCCGAGACATATGAACCTGCACCATCGGTTATGATTGAGATGGGGAAAAGCATTCTCTATTTTAAGGTGGGAAATCTGGGGTTTGAAAATGCGTGGACGGCACGCTTATCCAGCAACAACCCAGATGTGGGTATTGTGGATTGTTCTGCCGGAATAGAATTAATGGGCGGGCATGATCATAGCCACTCAGATGAGGATAGCCATTTGCACGGCGCCATGGATCCCCACGTGTGGTCATCACCAAGGGCTGTGAAGATTTTTACAGGGAACATGTTAGATGCTATTGTAAATGTTGATACTGAGAACGAAGAGCTGTATCTCTCCAAATTTGAAAAACTATCTGATAAAATTGACAGGACAGACAGCCTTATTCGTAACCTGTTACAGCATACGCCTTCCCGGTCGTTTATCATATACCATCCCGCACTGGGCTATTTCGCAAAGGATTACGGCCTTCGTCAATACAGTGTTGAGTTCGAAGGTAAGAGCCCCTCTCCCTCGCAGATTAAGGATCTGATAGACATTGCAAGGAGGGAGAAGATAAACACAATTTTTATTCAACGTGGCTTTGATATTAAAAATGCTGAGGTGATTGCAAAAGAGATCAACGCAAAAGTATTTGAGATTGACCCGTTGAAGTATGAGTGGGATGAGGAACTGCTTCGTATTGCATCTATCTTAGCACGTGAAACCGATGAATAA
- a CDS encoding aspartate-semialdehyde dehydrogenase — MKTAIVGTSGAVGQELLRVLEERNFPLDELILFGSSRSAGTSYTFKGKSIKVKELKHNDDFKGVDIAFVTAGGGTSLEFAGTITRHGTIMIDNSSAFRMHDEVPLVVPEVNGEDALNHPLGIIANPNCTTAQLVVSLQAIEKIAHIKKVHVATYQAASGAGAAAMQELENQHKQLVNGEEPTVSKFAYQLAYNLIPQIDVFTENGYTKEEMKMYNETRKIMHSDIEVSATCVRVPVMRAHSEAIWIETERTVSVDEALEAFNNADGIVVIDNPANKEYPMPLGLTGKDPVYVGRIRKDLTNEKGLSFWSVSDQIRKGAALNAVQIAEYLIKHS, encoded by the coding sequence ATGAAGACAGCTATTGTAGGCACTAGTGGAGCTGTAGGCCAGGAGCTGCTCCGAGTGTTGGAAGAAAGAAACTTCCCCCTGGACGAGTTGATATTATTCGGTTCTTCAAGAAGTGCCGGTACATCATATACTTTCAAAGGCAAATCTATTAAAGTAAAAGAATTGAAGCACAACGACGACTTCAAAGGAGTTGATATAGCATTTGTCACTGCAGGCGGAGGCACCTCTCTTGAATTTGCCGGAACCATCACCAGACACGGAACCATTATGATTGACAACTCCAGCGCTTTCCGCATGCATGACGAAGTGCCTCTTGTTGTTCCTGAGGTGAACGGAGAGGATGCTTTGAACCACCCCTTGGGCATCATAGCCAACCCAAACTGTACTACCGCTCAGTTAGTAGTATCTTTACAGGCAATTGAAAAGATAGCCCACATCAAAAAAGTGCATGTAGCTACCTATCAGGCTGCATCGGGTGCGGGAGCTGCCGCCATGCAGGAACTGGAAAATCAGCACAAACAGCTGGTGAACGGTGAAGAGCCAACAGTATCCAAATTTGCTTATCAGCTGGCCTACAATCTGATCCCTCAGATAGACGTTTTCACCGAAAACGGCTATACAAAAGAGGAGATGAAGATGTACAACGAAACCCGAAAGATCATGCATTCTGACATAGAAGTAAGCGCTACCTGTGTCCGTGTACCGGTAATGCGTGCGCATTCCGAGGCTATTTGGATTGAAACCGAACGTACTGTGTCTGTTGATGAAGCACTGGAGGCATTCAACAATGCCGACGGTATTGTAGTTATCGACAATCCGGCAAACAAGGAATATCCAATGCCGCTGGGCCTTACAGGTAAAGACCCAGTTTATGTTGGACGCATCCGCAAGGATCTAACCAATGAAAAAGGATTAAGCTTCTGGAGCGTTTCAGACCAGATAAGAAAGGGAGCAGCGCTAAATGCCGTGCAGATAGCGGAGTATCTTATCAAACATAGTTAG
- a CDS encoding T9SS type A sorting domain-containing protein, translating into MKIIGSIIMATYLICWPVFTLDAQESSNWAAEMESRKDNTRRFIHKKPIKEDSGKIVITEAQKNNSGWNITGNAQKENLNRLNEKEESQDETIIKLVENRLKIENLPENSLLEIFNIMGVKVYNRRINAGTNEYTLALPRGYYIIKIGKITKKVAIK; encoded by the coding sequence ATGAAGATAATCGGTTCCATAATAATGGCGACATATCTAATTTGCTGGCCTGTTTTCACTTTAGATGCACAGGAGAGCTCGAATTGGGCTGCAGAGATGGAATCACGAAAAGACAATACCCGCCGTTTTATCCATAAGAAGCCAATAAAAGAAGATAGCGGTAAGATTGTTATAACTGAGGCACAAAAGAATAACTCCGGCTGGAATATCACAGGTAATGCCCAAAAAGAGAATCTAAACCGACTTAATGAAAAGGAAGAGTCACAGGATGAAACAATAATCAAGCTGGTTGAAAACCGTTTAAAAATAGAAAATCTTCCAGAAAACAGCCTGCTGGAGATATTTAACATAATGGGTGTAAAAGTTTACAACAGGCGTATAAACGCTGGTACAAATGAATATACACTAGCCCTTCCAAGAGGGTATTATATAATAAAAATCGGTAAAATCACAAAGAAAGTGGCAATAAAATAA
- a CDS encoding ribonuclease Z — translation MTNFHLTILGCGSAMPTTLHNPPSQLIDVNEKLFMVDCGEGTQLQMRKFKTRMSKLHSVFISHLHGDHIFGLPGLLSTLSMLGRTGDLNIYAHKEIDFLLNPFLLYMGRHLSFKINIIPLNPDSHEQIFENRSIRVFSFPLKHRIHTNGFIFEVKESPRHIIREMIDFYSIPVSQIRDIKEGADFVTPDGTLVKNELLTNPGTPSRKYAYCSDTAYSPEIIPYIENVDLLYHEATFAESELVRAGETFHSTARQAAEIAKASNVKKLIIGHYSSRYNELGILLKEAITVFPNTELAIEGKIFEI, via the coding sequence ATGACAAATTTCCATTTAACCATATTGGGCTGCGGATCGGCTATGCCCACAACTCTGCATAACCCTCCCTCACAACTTATAGATGTGAATGAAAAGCTTTTCATGGTTGATTGTGGCGAAGGGACGCAGCTTCAAATGCGGAAGTTCAAAACACGAATGAGCAAGCTTCACAGCGTTTTCATCTCACACCTTCACGGTGACCATATATTCGGGCTTCCAGGATTGCTCTCAACACTCAGCATGCTGGGCAGGACAGGCGATCTGAATATATATGCCCACAAAGAGATCGATTTTTTGTTAAACCCTTTCCTGCTATATATGGGAAGACACCTGTCATTTAAGATTAACATTATACCCCTGAATCCCGATAGCCATGAACAGATTTTCGAAAACAGGTCTATTCGTGTTTTTTCTTTCCCGCTGAAACACCGTATTCACACCAACGGCTTTATTTTTGAAGTAAAGGAGTCGCCAAGGCATATCATTCGTGAAATGATAGATTTCTATTCCATCCCTGTCAGCCAGATAAGAGATATTAAAGAGGGAGCTGATTTTGTTACACCAGATGGAACGTTGGTAAAAAACGAGCTGCTCACCAACCCCGGCACTCCGTCACGAAAGTATGCCTACTGCTCCGATACAGCTTACAGTCCGGAGATAATTCCCTACATCGAGAATGTTGATTTGCTTTACCACGAGGCAACATTTGCCGAAAGTGAACTTGTCCGGGCCGGGGAAACCTTCCACTCCACCGCACGTCAGGCTGCCGAAATTGCCAAGGCCTCAAATGTAAAAAAACTGATCATAGGACATTACTCGTCCCGATACAACGAGCTTGGGATACTTTTGAAAGAAGCTATTACAGTATTCCCCAACACTGAACTTGCCATTGAAGGAAAAATTTTTGAAATATAA
- a CDS encoding 7-carboxy-7-deazaguanine synthase QueE encodes MNLTVNEIFYSLQGEGGRAGQASIFIRLAKCNLNCSFCDTEFEQGIKMSPEEVLSTIGKYGCRWIIWTGGEPTLQLTDDVVAFFKEKGYLQAIETNGTKKVPAGIDYISCSPKQNFEKIRDLIPEVDELRFPIKKGDPLPDISILPKTDRYLLSPVFDNNNIIKENVDYCISLIKENPLWALSLQTHKLIGIP; translated from the coding sequence ATGAACCTGACAGTAAATGAAATATTCTACTCGCTCCAGGGAGAGGGCGGCCGGGCCGGACAAGCATCTATCTTTATCCGACTGGCTAAATGCAATCTGAATTGTAGCTTCTGTGACACTGAGTTTGAGCAGGGAATAAAAATGTCACCTGAAGAGGTACTGAGCACAATAGGAAAATATGGATGCAGATGGATCATCTGGACCGGAGGTGAGCCCACACTGCAACTTACGGATGATGTTGTTGCCTTCTTTAAGGAAAAAGGATACTTACAGGCGATAGAGACCAACGGAACAAAAAAGGTGCCTGCCGGGATCGATTATATTTCATGCAGCCCAAAACAAAATTTCGAGAAAATCAGAGATCTTATTCCCGAGGTTGATGAATTGCGTTTCCCCATCAAAAAGGGGGATCCATTACCCGATATATCTATTCTTCCCAAGACAGATAGATATCTGCTGAGTCCAGTCTTCGATAATAACAACATCATTAAGGAGAATGTGGATTATTGCATATCACTCATTAAGGAAAACCCTTTATGGGCATTGAGTCTTCAAACGCATAAGCTTATCGGTATACCCTGA
- a CDS encoding 6-pyruvoyl trahydropterin synthase family protein — protein MYKISKKFSFSAAHSLFGLRDDHPCSRVHGHNYVVTIHLRSKDLNEQGFVRDYNELKIVKEYINKTLDHRNLNDILSPLNSSAENLAKMLYEVFKPRIPELYAVEVSETPKTSAIYEPDSK, from the coding sequence ATGTATAAGATAAGTAAAAAATTTTCTTTCTCGGCAGCACACTCACTGTTTGGCTTGCGCGACGATCACCCCTGCAGCCGTGTTCACGGGCACAACTATGTTGTTACCATTCATCTCCGTTCAAAAGATCTGAATGAGCAAGGCTTTGTAAGGGATTATAACGAACTGAAAATCGTGAAAGAGTACATTAATAAAACATTAGATCACCGGAATCTCAACGATATACTTTCACCGCTCAACTCGTCTGCAGAAAATCTGGCAAAAATGCTCTACGAGGTTTTCAAACCACGGATACCTGAACTATACGCTGTTGAGGTAAGTGAGACGCCTAAAACATCAGCAATCTATGAACCTGACAGTAAATGA